From Streptomyces sp. 6-11-2, one genomic window encodes:
- a CDS encoding helix-turn-helix domain-containing protein: MLDVTVIEDPEAAAVSLDPIRARLLAELAAGPASAAMLAGTVGLPRQKVNYHLKALERHGLVELAGERRKGNVTERLMRATAASYVISPLALASVQPDPDRFRDQLSARWLLALGARLVRDVGSLITGAAKARKRLATYALDGEVRFASAADRAAFVEELTAGVTALIRKYDAPDAEAGRGHRIVVAFHPTVKEQAAPAVEPEAQ, encoded by the coding sequence ATGCTGGACGTCACCGTGATCGAGGACCCCGAGGCCGCAGCCGTCTCCCTGGACCCCATAAGGGCCAGGCTGCTCGCCGAGCTGGCGGCAGGCCCCGCTTCGGCCGCCATGCTGGCCGGTACGGTCGGCCTGCCCCGGCAGAAGGTGAACTACCACCTCAAGGCGCTGGAGCGGCACGGACTGGTCGAGCTGGCCGGCGAGCGCCGCAAGGGCAACGTCACCGAGCGGCTGATGCGCGCCACCGCCGCGTCGTACGTCATCTCCCCACTGGCCCTGGCCTCCGTGCAGCCCGACCCGGACCGCTTCCGCGACCAGCTCTCCGCGCGCTGGCTGCTCGCCCTCGGCGCCCGGCTGGTGCGCGACGTCGGCTCGCTGATCACCGGCGCGGCCAAGGCCCGCAAGCGGCTGGCGACCTACGCGCTGGACGGCGAGGTCCGCTTCGCCTCGGCCGCCGACCGGGCCGCGTTCGTCGAGGAGCTGACGGCCGGCGTCACCGCCCTGATCCGCAAGTACGACGCCCCGGACGCCGAGGCGGGACGCGGCCACCGGATCGTCGTCGCCTTCCACCCCACGGTGAAGGAGCAGGCCGCGCCCGCCGTGGAACCCGAAGCCCAATAA
- a CDS encoding DUF3618 domain-containing protein — MTDRTQGDGGGFTPPAGAKGPDELRHQIEQTRSQLGDTVQELAAKADVKGRARARAADLKDKAGAMTVQLRSSAAQAGHAVQERATHAGHQAQEKASRAGHTLQERTPVSNAVEVYRRNPRPLMISLAAGAALVAAGLLIRRGRRARQARRWWQPDR, encoded by the coding sequence ATGACGGACAGGACACAGGGCGACGGCGGCGGCTTCACCCCGCCCGCCGGCGCGAAGGGCCCCGATGAGCTGAGGCATCAGATTGAACAGACCAGGAGTCAACTAGGCGACACAGTTCAGGAATTGGCCGCCAAGGCGGATGTGAAGGGCCGCGCAAGGGCCCGCGCGGCCGACCTGAAGGACAAGGCCGGCGCCATGACGGTCCAGCTGCGCAGCTCCGCCGCGCAGGCCGGGCATGCCGTCCAGGAGAGGGCGACTCACGCCGGCCACCAGGCCCAGGAGAAGGCGAGCCGGGCCGGGCACACGCTCCAGGAGCGGACCCCGGTGAGCAACGCGGTCGAGGTGTACCGCCGCAATCCGCGCCCACTGATGATCTCGCTCGCGGCAGGGGCGGCCCTGGTGGCGGCCGGACTGCTGATCCGGCGCGGCAGGCGCGCGCGGCAGGCGCGGCGCTGGTGGCAGCCGGACCGCTGA
- a CDS encoding phage holin family protein: MVDERSPAEPSVAERLPAELPVEERSQVEPSVGEHSVGELVHRATEQLSQLVRQELTLAKLELTEKGRRMGRGGELLGAAGAIGYVGLIALAGAATAALSLVLPVWAAALIVTGVLFAIAGVLALVGRSQLRRAARPVPEEMLGSVKADVEVIKERARHR, from the coding sequence ATGGTGGACGAACGTTCACCTGCCGAACCTTCGGTGGCTGAACGGTTGCCTGCCGAACTTCCTGTGGAAGAACGTTCACAGGTCGAACCTTCGGTGGGTGAGCATTCGGTGGGCGAACTCGTTCACCGGGCCACTGAACAGCTTTCTCAGCTCGTACGGCAGGAACTGACCCTGGCCAAGCTGGAGCTGACGGAGAAGGGGCGCCGCATGGGGCGCGGCGGCGAACTGCTCGGCGCGGCGGGTGCCATCGGCTATGTCGGGCTGATCGCGCTCGCCGGCGCGGCCACCGCCGCCCTCTCGCTGGTGCTGCCCGTGTGGGCAGCGGCGCTGATCGTGACGGGCGTGCTGTTCGCGATCGCGGGCGTGCTGGCCCTGGTCGGCCGCTCTCAGCTGCGCCGCGCCGCACGGCCCGTACCGGAGGAGATGCTCGGCAGCGTCAAGGCCGACGTTGAGGTGATCAAGGAAAGGGCGCGCCACCGATGA
- a CDS encoding SRPBCC domain-containing protein, whose amino-acid sequence MSKEFEIVREFEVDATPQEVWEAITTGTGGYLWPMEPPEPRVGGAGPFGSTVTAWDPPHRYTNRSEDVGFPVQSLNQLDHTIEPRDDGRRAWVRYVHSGIFTDDWDNQYDGANKHTDFYLHTLREYLTHFAPRPVAFATLDGPEASTAPDAFTAVGRALGLTDDTATGARVTVRGPRTFEAVLDYRSPYFIGLRTDDALIRLFGRNHWGAPVGVSVHDFAPDADAKANELAWREWLDGVCA is encoded by the coding sequence ATGTCCAAGGAATTCGAGATCGTCCGTGAGTTCGAGGTCGACGCCACGCCCCAGGAGGTGTGGGAGGCGATCACGACCGGTACCGGTGGATACCTGTGGCCGATGGAGCCGCCGGAGCCCCGGGTGGGCGGCGCCGGACCGTTCGGGTCCACGGTCACCGCCTGGGACCCGCCGCACCGCTACACCAACCGCAGCGAGGACGTCGGGTTCCCGGTCCAGTCGCTCAACCAGCTCGACCACACCATCGAACCGCGCGACGACGGCCGCCGCGCCTGGGTGCGGTACGTGCACAGCGGCATCTTCACCGACGACTGGGACAACCAGTACGACGGCGCGAACAAGCACACCGACTTCTACCTGCACACCCTGCGCGAGTACCTGACGCACTTCGCGCCGCGCCCGGTGGCCTTCGCGACCCTGGACGGACCGGAGGCGTCCACCGCCCCCGACGCCTTCACGGCCGTGGGCCGGGCCCTCGGGCTCACCGACGACACGGCCACGGGTGCGCGCGTGACCGTGCGGGGGCCCCGGACGTTCGAGGCCGTGCTCGACTACCGCAGCCCGTACTTCATCGGGCTGCGCACCGACGACGCCCTCATCCGCCTCTTCGGCCGCAACCACTGGGGCGCCCCGGTCGGCGTCAGCGTCCACGA